The DNA region GATCAGATTACTGATGAAGTAGAGAGTAAACTACGCTCGCTCGTAGAGAACGAGTTTCAAGTGGAACTTTCCACACAAGTCGACGAACTCCACAACCAGTTGACACGTGTAAATCAGTCTATACGACTTCTCTCTTCGATTACTGCCTGTAACGAGCAGATCGGAATTAGCGAATCAGCGATTCAAGATGGAAATTTCACCTCTGCACTCGACCACGTGAATCGTGGTAAGAAACACCTCGATGCGGCAAATCAAATCACCACGCAGTTGAGCGAACACGAATGGACTCAACCAGTCGAGCGCCGTAGAGAAAAGCTCGACAGACTGGACAATCAGATACACGCTGAACTTGAGACACAGAAAATCGAAAAACGACTCGATGAAGCAGAGCGTGATATCGAGCACGCAATCAATGGCCTCGGTGAGGATACGACCGCGGTCGACATTGAAGCTTCAGTTGATCATCTCGAGTCGGCAGTAAGTACCATCAAAACGGTTCAACCCATCGTCGAGAGTGTCGGCGGAGCAGCACAAGAACGGTTGGAGTGCTTGGCGAACCAAGCCGAGGAGACCGAAGAGTTAGTTGAGCGGTATCGAAACTCACTAGAATTCGATTCGTTGATTGAATCGGTCGAAGAGCAGATCAAAGCTGGCGTCGAAGCGAGTAAAGAGGGCTCGTATCAAAGTTCGAGTGGACACTTTGGGCACGCGAAACAAGAGCTAAATGCGGCGACTGAACTCGTCGGAAAAGTCGACCGAAGCGATGCTGGTAAACAGGTCAGACAGTTATCTCGCCGTTTGGAAAGCGAGCGCTCCGACGCGCTCCGACGGAAGCATTTCAGTATTTGTTGGAGCTTGATGGAACGCGCAGAGAAAGCAGTCGCTCGAGCCATTGACCACCTCGAAACCAACGCGTACGATGACGCAGCGAAGGGGTTCACTGAGGCGATAGAACATCTATCTGACGCCGAACAGTGGGCTCAGAGATCCGACTTAGCAGAACAATGGGAGATCAAGCAACGCCTAGACACACTCTGTGAGTACAGGTCGAATGCCGAGTCGTCTCTCGAAACGTATCTAAAGCGCCGCTCGTCGGAGGCTGCCCAGCATCTCGACAGAGCAAATCAACTCATCTCGAAGAGCCACCAGCAACTCGATATTGAGGACGCGAGTGCAGCGAACGAGAGCTGGATGACCGCTCGCGACTCGCTGGATACGGCCAAGGAAATAATCGGTAATTCGCAGCTGCAAAATGCCGCGAATCTCGAGGAAAGACACCGTGAGACGGAAAGACGTCTCACAGAGTTGCGAAACGCTATCGAACGGTCTGGGTACGACATTTCCGGAGCAAGCCGTACTAGGCTCGTTGATGAACTCCAAGAACTGGCGGTGACCATCGGAGAATCCCCGCGAGAAGAGTTCGTCGACGCCTGTGGGAGGTACCCCTCAGACGAGTACGTAGAGATGTTCGGCTCGTGGGAGGATGCACTTCGTGCAGCTAACTTGGAACCGGTCGACTGGGCCTCCAGAAATCGACGCAAATACACTCGTGTCGATATCCTTGAGTCGGTCGCCGAACTGACGAGGACATTCGGTCGATACCCGACCAAGGCCGAGATGAACGACCAAGGTTCAATGTCCGTTTCAACGGTAGAGACTCGGTTTGGGACGTGGGAGAGCGCCCTCGATCTGGCTGAGCGCATTGAGCTTAGTTCGGAGTTGTCGAGAGATGACGCAGTTGCCGAACTCACCGGGATTAGTGGCGTGACAGCGACTGAAGCGTCGATACTCTACGATGCCGGGTTGACCTCGGTTATAGATGTACAGAAAGCGACGATGGAGAATCTCCTCGCTATTGATGGAATCTCAAAACAAATCGCGTTGCGGATGAAAGCCGACGTTGGTGAGCTAACTACGGAGTCCCAAGTGCGTTAGCTTCCACATAGGAAAGCGCTCTAAAATTCGGGCAAATGCATATTTTCAATGCTTTGTATATCGATGTCTCTGGACTATCCCTGATTCATCCTTCTCCACGGAGATCTCTACTGAAGTGGCGATTCTCCTCACCGCTAGAATTAAGTCAGACTACGTACCATTTGATTCCAGCGAACCGCAAGACGGCAGTGCCGCCGCCATACTACATAACGAACTCCAGAGGGTGGAGGGAGGTGTTCTTTATAAGCACCTCTCCGCCGTCTGTTGATCCGGAAGCGCTATGAATTAGAACGGACCCGACGGGATTTGAACCCGCGACATCTTGGTCCGGAACCAAGCACTCTGTCCACTGAGCTACGGGCCCTCACCCAAACGTACAGGACAACTGGCTATAACGGTTGTGACCTGTCTCTCGGCATTGGCAATCGTTTGACAGCTATCGACAGAAGAGAGAAGAAATCCGAAACTCGTCGACCGATTACGGCGCGGTTCCGGTCTCGATGGAGAAGTCCGCACGCGGGTAGGCGACGCAGGTGAGCGTGTAGCCGTCGTCGAGTTCGCCGTCGTCGAGCATCTGCTGGTTGTCGTGGACGACGTAGTCCTCGGAGTTGCCGCCGGAGGTAATCTGCCCCGCACAGGAGACACACTGCCCCTGTCGGCAGGCGTACGGAAGGTCCCAGCCCTCCTCTTCGCCGGATTCGAGGACGGTCTGATTGTTCGGAATCTCGATGGTCGCACCCTCCTTGACGAACTCGACCTCGAAGTATTCGACTTCGTCCTCGGGGATGTCGGCGGGACTCGAACTCTCCTCTTGGGCTTCACCCTCTTCGAGTTCGCCCTCCTCGCCCGCTGCCGCGCCACCGACGGCGACGGCACCGCCGCCGCCGATAGAGCGGTTCATCGGTTCGGGAAAGTCCGTCTCGGGGACCGTCGACGCGCGCTGTTCGAGCACCTCTTGGGAGATGTCGGCGGTGGCCGCCCACCCCGTTCCCTTGGAGAAGTGCATCGCGACGGCGAGCGCCGTCAGCGCCGCGCCCAGTCCTAGCGCCACTGGGTCGATGAGAGCCATATCGGCGGCTACGGAGTGCTGGTTTACAACAGTTGTGATTCCACCGACGGCTCACCGACGCTACGGCCGCTCTCGCAGAGCCGTGCGCGAGGAGAGCCGGAAATCGAATCCTCCCGTGAGTCGACTACTCCAGCGGAATCCGTTTGAGTTCTTCCTCGCCGCGCTCTTTCATCCGGTCGAAACGGCTTCGAGCGGTCACCCTCGTCTCGCCGAACGTCGCCCCGACGAGTGCGCCGACGGCCGCACCCGTGCTGGCGGCTTTCTTGCTCACGATTCCCCCGACTGCACCACCGATCGCCCCGCCGATGGCCGCGTACCGAACACGACTCAGAACGCGGTACAGACGAACTGATACGCTAGCTCTATCCATAGACGAGTGTACGCTGGCCGATCAAATAACGTTGTTCTCAGTTTCTCGCTGTGACTTTACGGACTCGTTGTCGATGGCGAGACGGCGTGCTGTCGCCGCCGGGCACGTGCGAGTCGACGGGCCTCGAAGAGTCGCCCGAGTAGATGGTCGGCGACCACCGGCGCTGCGCCGACGAGACCCGCGCCGAACGCCAATCCGTACCAGCTGAGTACCCCTCGCGGAACCACTTGCATCACGTAGAGCGCGACGACGGCCGCGAGAAGCGCCGTGGCGGCAATTGTCAGTCCGTAGCCAATCAAGAGGGCACCACCGCGAAGGTAACCCTCGAAACGTCCGAAAACCGATGTCATCGTTCGTACCTCTACACACACTACGACGCACGCTGAGGAGATAGCCTCGCGCTCGCGTCCGCCTCAAAGAGTTTCCCGGACGCAGGGATGCTCACTCGCGCGCGACTTCGTGCCGCCCGAAGCCGTAACGGAGCCGATTCGCCAACCGTCGCGAGAACCGTCCCTCGTTTCGGCTGTCGAAGCGTTCGGCGAGCGCCTGATAGATGAGTGGCACGGGCACCTCCTGTTCGAGCGCCTCCTGGACGGTCCACGTGCCCGTCGACCCGCCCGCGATGTGGTCGGCGACGTCGCCGAGGTCCGTTCCTTCTTCGGCGAACGCCTCCTCGCAGAGTTCGAGTAGCCACGACCGGATGACCGCGCCGTTGTTCCACGTCCGCGAGACGGCTTCGAGGTCGAGGTCGTAGCGACCGTCCGCGAGGAGTTCGAAGCCCTCGCCGTACGCCTGCATCAGCGCGTACTCGACGCCGTTGTGGACCATCTTCACGTAGTGGCCCGACCCCGACTCGCCCATCCGGTCGTGGCCGTCGGGACCAGTTGCGACGGCGTCGAAGACGGGCGTCAGTTCGTCGTACGCCCACTGCGGACCGCCGACCATCAGCGAGAAGCCGAGTTCCGCGCCCGCGGGGCCGCCGCTGGTTCCGCAGTCGAGGTACGCCGCCCGGCAGGCCTTCGCGCGTTCGAGGGAGCGCTCGAAATGGGAGTTGCCGCCGTCGACGACCACGTCGTCGTCGTCGAGATACGCGTCGAGGTCGGCGAGCGTCGCATCGACGGCGTCCCCAGCGGGGACCATCAGCCAGATGCGCTTCTCCTCGCCCAGTTTCTCGACGAGGTCCTCGACGCTCTCGGCGGGCTCTGCACCCGCGTCGGCGGCGGCGTTCACTGCTGCTTCGTCGAGGTCGAACGCGACCACGTCGTGGCCCGCGTCGGCGACTCGGTTCACGACGATCTGACCCATGCGACCCAGTCCGATGACGCCCAGTTGCATGGTCGGAGGTTCACGGGAGGGAGGTAAGGGGTTGTGGTTCGTCGGGACCGTCCACGCGCCACCGTCGTCCCAGCGCGTCGCCGCACACCTGCTCACAGCGTGACCGTCGCTGCACTTACGCTCCCGGCTCTCGTACACCTCTCGACATGACGCTCACCGACATCCTCGACACGACCGTCGCGACCGCCGCGCCGACGACGCCCGTGGGAGACGTGACCGCCGCGATGCGTGAGGGGGCGCTCGAACTCGTCGCTGTCCTCGACGAGCAGCGCCCGCTCGGACTGCTGACGCCCGCCGACATCGGCCGCGCGTACGTCGCCGGCGAGGAACTCGACGGGAAAACTGCCGAAGACGTGCTGTCGGGCGACCTCGTTACCGTCCGCGAGTCCGAGGACCTCTCGGCGCTGGTCGCGCACCTCGCGGACGAGAACGCCCGCCGCGCCGCCGTCGTCGACGACGCGGGCGACTTCGTCGGCGCCGTCCGGTTGGAGGACGCACTCGTCCAGTACGGCGAGGACCTCACTCGCGTCCTCTCGATGTTCGACGGGTGACGGGGTCGGCGGCCGCGGGAGCGAACGGCGGATGCGGACGATTTCCGACGCACCGTCACCGACGCACGACCAGTACGGTCAGGTCGTCGAACGAACTCTCCGGCGGACGATCGCCGTTCCCGCCGAACCCCTCGTTCTCGCCGTTTTCGGCGCGCTCGTCTCCCTCACCGGTCGCGGCCAACGCCCCGAGCGTCGTCGTCGTCCGCGACTCGGTCGGAAAGGTCAAGCACTCGAAGACGAGCACCTCGCGTTCGTGATTCGCGCCGGCGTCGAGCAAGTGCGCGGCGACGCGCTCGGGCATCCAGTCGGGCGGCCGAGGGATAACGAGCAGGTGCCGCTCTCCGATATCCGCCGCGATTCGGTCAACCTCGACCGCGAGTTCCCCGCGTTTGTGCAGCGAGACGACCGTCGACTGCTCCAGCGGCGTCCGCGCCCGTGCGGCGGCGACCTGCACCGCCGAGACGCCCGGAACGACGCGAACCGGTCGGTCGACGGCACGCTCGACGCGGCCGAGGAACTGGTAGCCCGAGACGTTCGGATCGCCCCACAGCACCGCGACGCCGCGGTCGCCGTCGGCCACACGCTCGGCGAACTCGGCCAACCGGACGGACTGGTCGCCGTACGAACAGCGGACGAACGCGGCGTCGGTCCGGTCGCGGACGAGGTCGAGCACCGTGTCGAAGCCGACGACGACGTCGGCGTCGGCCAGTAACTCCGCGGCGCGCTCGGTGAGATACCGCGGGTCGCCCGGTCCGACACCGACGGCCGGAACGTACGCCGCGCACTCCCCCCTCTCGGTCCGCCCGGACTCCGGCGCGGCCGCCGCTTCTTCTCCCGGATCCGTTCCGTCCCTCTGCTCTTCATCTCTCCGCTCTCCGCTCGACTCCGACGCATCGGCCATACAACAACTGTGATTTCGTTAGACAAAGTTTTATTGAGTTACTTCGTCTGTGCCGATACTGTGCAATCGACACGACGGACGCTGTTGACGGTCGCGCTCGCTCTCGCACTCGCCCTCACGCCCGCGGTGGGCGCAGTAGGGAGCGTCGCGGCGGAGGATTCGGCCGGCGCAACGACGGTGGAGGCGATGCAGACGAGCGGCGACTGTTCGTTTCCGCTGACGGAGCGTGACGCGACGGGCACCGAGGTGACGCTCGACGAGGAGCCGCAGCGGGTGGTGACGCTAAACCCGAGCGCGGCGCAGACGATGTGGGAGATCGGCGCGCGCGAGAAGGTCGTCGGCCTGACGAAGTACGCCTCGAACCTCGACGGCGCCGAAGCGGCGACGAACGTCTCGACGACCGAGGACATCGTCGACGCGGAGACGGTGGTCAGCCTCGAACCCGACCTCGTGTTGGCGCCGAACGCCACCTCGGCGGAGACCGTCGAGAAACTCCGCGAGGCCGGAGTGACCGTCTACCACTTCGAGGAGGCCGAAACCGTCGAAGACGTCTCCGAGAAGACGCGGTTGACCGGTCGCCTCGTCGGCGCGTGCGACGACGCCGAGACGAGAGCCGCGGCGTTCGACGAGAACGTCTCGACGGTCCGCGACGCCGTCGAGGACCGCGACCGCCCGGACGTCATCTACACGTTCTACGGTTACACCGCCGGTGAGGGGACGTTCATCGACACGATAATCGAGACCGCCGGCGGCGACAACGTCGCCGCGGAGGCGAACGTCACCGGCTACAAGCGCGTCAGCGACGAACTCGTCGTCGACGCCGACCCCGACTGGGTTCTCCGGAACTCCGACGACCCGACCGTCCCGCGGACCGAGGCGTACAACAGCACGACAGCGGTCCGAAACGATCAGGTCGTCGTCGTTCCCATCGAGCACCTCAACCGCCCCGCGCCGAGAATCGAACGAGCGATAACGCAGCTCGCCTCGGCGTTCCACCCCGATGCCTACGAGCGGGCCGTGGAATCGTCGACGGCGGAGGGCGAGGAGCTGTCCGCGAACGGGACGACCGAGGGGAACGGGACGAACGAGACGACGTCGACTGCGAGCGACGACACCGCCGAGTCGGAGACCACCGGCGCTACTGACGCCGACGGAGAGTCGCAGAGCGGGGCCGAAGCGCCGGGATTCGGCGTCGGCGCTGCCGCCAGCGCACTAGCGTTCGTCTCGCTCGCGTTCGCCGCGCGGGGACGGAGATGAGACGATGACGAACGAGGGGATGACGGGGTCGCTCTTTCCCGACGACCCGCGACCGAAGCCGAAAGTCGTCTCGACCTCCCCGTCGGGCACCGAGATCTGCTACGCGCTGGGCGTCGAACCGGTCGCGGTGTCGCACGCCTGCGACTTTCCGGCGGCCGTCGACGACCGCCCCGTCATCGACCGGTCGCGCGTCACCGGCGAGAGTAGCGCGGACCGCCACCGCTCCGTGGGGGAGGCCCGACGCGAGGGCGGCGCCTACGAGGTCGACCGCGACCTGCTTCTGGAACTCCAGCCGGACCTCGTGTTGAGCCAGTCGGTCTGCGGCGTCTGCGCCGTCGACGAGACGCTCGTTCGGGAGACGCTCGGCGACGCCGAGATCGAGGTGCTCGGGCTCTCGGCGAGCACGCTCGGCGACGTCTTCGACTGCGTCGCCGAGGTCGGTGACGCGACGGGGCGCGTCGAGCGCGCGGAGGCGGTCGTCGAACGCTGTCGGCGGCGCATCGACGCCGTTTGGCGCGAGCGCCCCGTCGACGCGCCGCGCGTCGCCGTCGTCGAGTGGATGGACCCGCTGCGGGTCGCCGGCAACTGGGTCCCCGAGGTCGTCGCCGCCGCGGGCGGCGAGTACGGTCTCGCCGAACCGGGGCAGTCGAGCGTCGCCGTCGAGTGGGCCGATCTCGTCGACGATGCGCCGGAGGTGCTCGTCGTCGCGCCGTGCAGCTACGACCCCGAGCAGACGCGAGCGCGCCTCGACGAACTCGCCTCGCGGCCGGGTTGGGAGTCCCTCCCGGCGGTCGAACGGGGGAACGTCCACGTCCTCGACGGCACCGTTCTGAACCGGTGGACGCCGCGACTCGTCGAATCGGTCGAGGAACTCGGGCAGGTCTGTCGGAGCGTCGCGACGGACTGAGAGCGACCTGCGCCGAACCCCTCTGCTTTTTCCACATATCCCGCCTCCACCAGCGCATGGACGAACGCGTACGCGAGCACGCCGCGGTGCTCGTCGACTGGAGCGCGCGCATCGAAGCCGGCGACGACGTAATCGTCAGCGTCGCCGAAGACGCCCACGACCTCGCCGTCGCCGTCGCCGAGAAACTCGGCGAGCGCGGGGCGAACGTCGTCACCCTCTACGACTCCGCGGAGGTGTCGCGCGCCTACCTGAAGAACCACGACGGCGAGTTCGACGCCGACCCCGCGCACGAACTCGCGCTGCTGGAGCACGCCGACGCCTATCTCCGCCTCGGCGGCGGCCGAAACACGACGGCGAGCGCTGACGTGCCCGGCGAGACCCAGCGCACGTTCGCCCGCGCACGCGAAGAAATTCGGGAGGCGCGGATGGCCACCGACTGGGTGGCGACGGTCCACCCCACGCGCTCGCTCGCCCAGCAGGCCGGGATGGCCTACGAGGAGTACCAGCAGTTCGTCTACGACGCCGTGCTGCGCGACTGGGGGTCGCTCGCCGACGAGATGGCGCAGATGAAAGCGGTGCTCGACGCCGGGAGCGAAGTCCGAATCGAGAAGGAGCAAACCGATCTCACCGTGTCCATCGAGGGGCGGACCGCCGTGAACTCCGCCGCCTCCGTCGCCTACGACTCGCACAACCTCCCCTCGGGCGAAGTCTTCACGGCCCCGTACGCCACCGAGGGAGAGGCGTTCTTCGACGTGCCGATGACTCACCGGAGCAAGCGCATCACCGACGTCCACCTCACCTTCGAAGACGGGGAAGTCGTCGACTTCAGCGCCGGCCAGAACGAGGACGTGCTCGCCGACATCCTCGACACCGACGAGGGCGCGCGCCGCCTCGGTGAGCTCGGCATCGGGATGAACCGCGGCATCGACCGCTTCACCGACAGCGTCCTCTTCGACGAGAAGATGGGCGACACCGTCCACCTCGCGGTCGGCCGAGCGTACGACGCCTGTCTCCCCGAGGGCGAGGAAGGGAACCAGTCGGCGGTCCACCTCGACATGATTACTGACATGAGCGAGCGCTCCACCATCGAAGTCGACGGCGAGGTCGTCCAGCGAAACGGGACGTTCCGGTGGGAGGACGGGTTCGAGGGGTAATTTACAGATTTTCGGTACAGAGCTTCGCCGAGCGAGTGGAAGAGCCAGGGGTTCCCGGTTCGGCACCGAGGAGACGCCGTCGACGGCGTACCGCCGAGCGGTACGCGACCGATTACCGGTTCGACTCGTCGTTCTCGTTCTCCACGTTGATGCTGAGCGGTTCGTCGCTTCCGCCGTCGCCGCTTCCGCCGCTGCCGAGGAGTCTCGACCGCAGGTCGTCGGTGAACGACTGCACCTGGTCGCGGACGGTCTTGACCTCCTCTTCGAACTTCTCGACGGTTCGCTCGACGTGGTACACCCGGTTCGCCGGAATCCGACGGACGATGTCGCGCCCCTCGTCGTCCTCGCCGATTTTCACCAGCCAGTGGTCCTGGAAGTACGCCACGTGTTCGTTCTGAACGTTCTTCTCGACGGTTCCGTCGTCGGGGTCTTCGTAGACGATAGTCGCCTCTCCGAGTTCTTTGTCGACCATAGGGGAGAGTCGTCGTCCAGCCATGAAGTACTGTGGGCCGACTCGACGTCGGCCGCCCGACCCGACTCCCGCACGGAAAGCACTTGCCGGACGGGTCGTTTCTTTCCCTATGCGTCGATACGCCCTCCCGTTCGTCGTCTTCGGCCTCCTCGTCGCCGGCTGCACCGGCGTCCCGTCGGCGGACGACTCCCCCCAGACGACCGCGACGGAATCCCCGACCGAATCGCCGGCGACGACGTCGCCGACCCCGACCACCGACGACCGTTCGACGACCGCCTACACCGACTGTCCGTACCTACTGCACGTCGAAGTCGCCGACGAGCACCGGGCCGCGGAGGCCGACCGGACGCTGGCGTACGAGAATCTCTCCGCGGACCGACGGGCCGAGTTCGACCGCGCCCGCGAGAACGGGACGCTCTCGATGGAGTCGCTGCCCGACACGTGGAGCGCGCCGCGAATCGTCGAGTACGACGGGGAAACGTACGAGACGGTCGCCGCGACCTGCTGACGGCGACTTCGGACGCCGGCGGTCGGACGACTACTCCTGTTTCGGTTCGTGGACGTGGCCGCACTCGGGACACTCCACTTCCTCGGCGCGCAACTGCGCGCTCGACTGGCGGACCTCGCGCATGACGCTCGAGATCCGCTCCTCGGCGTCGAGTTCCTCGGCGACGGCCAGGTCGACGCCTTCGACTTCCAGGAGGAACTTCGCGATTTCGGTCACCTCGTACATCGTTTCGTCGAGTTCTTCGGCGGTGAAGAAGCCGCTCATCGCGCCGTAGAGGAACGTCGCGCCCGACTTCTTCACCTTCCCCTCGAAGGATGAGCGGGCCTGGTTGACCGCCTGCGGGGTGTAGGTGTCGGTCATGAAGGGCACGAGACGAGGGAGGTTCTCGCCGATTTTCGTCATCTCGACGCCCGTCTCGGTCCGGAAGTCCGCACAGAGGCGGGCGATGGCCCACTCGCGGGCGGTGATGTACGTCCGGTCGCGGAGGAACCCGTTGACGCGGTCGTACTGCGCGCCGTCCATCTTCTTGAAGCGGGCGTACTTCTGCACGTCCTCGGGGACGTCCTCGGTTTCGGCGTCTCCGGTGGGGGTGTCGGCGTCGTCCGACTCGCTGGCGTCGCCTCCCTCGGCGTCGACTCGGCCGTCGTCCTCGCCGTTCGTCGCTTCCTCGGGCGCTGTTCGCTCCGTCGTCGCCGACGCTGTCGATTCCGCCGATTCCGCCGATTCCGCCGATTCGGCCGTGCGCTCCTCGGCACCGACTGCCTCGTCGCGCGCGCCGTTGGTCGTCTCTCGTTCCGGCGACTCCGGGGGCGTCGCGGGGTCGTCTGCCATACTCCGCCCTTGTGAACCGGGTACAAAAGGGTTGTCGGCGTCGACCGAGCGGGGCCGAGAAGCGGACGCCCGCGCGGACGAGCGACCCCGAGGAGGCCGGATTCGGCGGCAACTGTTTTGGCCCCCGCCTACGACTGCCTCGCATATGAAGGTCTTACTCGGAATCGGCGGGAGCGAGGACTCGTATCACGCGCTCGAACGGACGGTCGAGCGGGCGGTCGCGGCCGACGACGACCTCACCGTCGCCATCGTCGACAACCCGGACTCCGACGCGACGCCGAAGGAGATCGAGATACGCGTTCGGGAACGACTCGACGACGCCGCTATCGACGCCGAAATCCAGCACGTCGAGGGCGACCCCGGGAGCAGCCTCGTCGACCTCGCCGAGAGCGGCGGCTTCGACCAGGTCGTTCTCGGCGGCGGCCAGCGCAGTCCGATGGGCAAGATTAGCATCGGAAGCATCGCCGAGTTCGTGCTCCTGAACTCCCACAAGACGGTGAAGCTAGTGCGATGACGAGAGAACGTCTCTACCCGGACGAACCGGCGGGACCGTTCGACGCGCCGCCCATCGAGTTCGAGGACCGCGAGGGCCGCTCCATCGAGGTTCGCGCCTACGACCCCGCCGGCGACGAGTACGAACGTCTCGTCGAGATGTACGCCGAGTTCGACCCCGCCGACCGCGCGCAGGGCATCCCACCGGGTCGCGAGGAGCGCATTCGGTCGTGGCTCGACACGATCCTCGGCTCGGACTGTCTGAACGTCGTCGCCTGGTGCGGCGACGAGGCGGCTGGACACGCGACGCTCGTCCCCGACGAAGACGCCTACGAACTCGCCATCTTCGTCCTCCAGACGTACCAGCGCGCGGGGATCGGCACGCACCTCATCGAGGCGCTGCTCGGACACGGACAGGCCAGCGATGTCGAGAAGGTGTGGCTCACCGTCGAGCGGTGGAACCGCGCGGCCGTCGCGCTCTACAAGAAGATCGGCTTCGAGACGAGCAACGCCGAGAGCTTCGAGTTGGAGATGGCGCTCCGGCTGAACTGACCGGTTTCCCCGGTGTGGGCTCGACTTTCGCAGACGCCCGCCGACTCGTCCGAGCGCGTTCTTCCGAGAAGCGTACCACTAAGCACGTCACCGTCTACCACTCTGTGTATGTCTCACACGCAGACCGTGTTGCTGGAGAACTTGACGTGGACGGAGGTAGAGACGGCGCTCGACGAGGGAACGCGAACCGCGATCATCGCCGTCGGCTCCGTCGAACAGCACGGACCGCATCTGCCGCTCGTCATGGACACCCTCGCGGGCGACGAACTCTCGCGGCGTCTCGCCGAGGAGTTGGGCGACGCCGTCGCCGCGCCGACGATCCGACCCGGCTGTTCGGGCCATCACATGGACTTTCCCGGCACGATTACGATTCCACCGGAGACGCTGATGGAGCTGATTCGGTCGTACTGTCGGTCACTGGACGCCCACGGCTTCGAGCATCTGGTGCTCGTCCCGACCCACGGCGGGAACTTCGCGCCGGTCAACACCGTCGCACCCGAGATCGCGCGCGAACTCGACGCGAACGTCGTCGCGCTCGCGGAGCTCGACAGCTTGATGGAACTGATGAACGAGGGACTTCGGGAGGCCGGCGTCGACTACGAGGAGCCGGTGATTCACGCGGGTGCGGCGGAGACGGCGATGGTGATGGCCGTCGACGAGGGACTCGTCCGGACCGACCGACTCGAACTCGGCCGCGAGGGCGACATCTCGGTCTCACGGCTGCTCAGCGAGGGGTTCAGGGCGATAACCGAAAACGGTGTCCTCGGCGACCCGCGGGAGGCGACGCCCGAGGCGGGCGAGGCGATTCTCTCGACGATAACCGACGCGTACGTCGAGCGAATCGAGGCGGAACGGGACGCGGTCTGAATCGCGCTCCCCGCCTCAGACCGACAGGACGGGCTGACTCGCGTACAACAGCACGTACTCGGCGGCTTTCTCCAGTACCTCGCCGGGGTCGCCGGAGACGGGTTCTCGCGGGACGACGATGAAGTCGGCGTCGACCTCGTCGGCGGT from Haloprofundus halobius includes:
- a CDS encoding PGF-CTERM-anchored ABC transporter substrate-binding protein, yielding MQSTRRTLLTVALALALALTPAVGAVGSVAAEDSAGATTVEAMQTSGDCSFPLTERDATGTEVTLDEEPQRVVTLNPSAAQTMWEIGAREKVVGLTKYASNLDGAEAATNVSTTEDIVDAETVVSLEPDLVLAPNATSAETVEKLREAGVTVYHFEEAETVEDVSEKTRLTGRLVGACDDAETRAAAFDENVSTVRDAVEDRDRPDVIYTFYGYTAGEGTFIDTIIETAGGDNVAAEANVTGYKRVSDELVVDADPDWVLRNSDDPTVPRTEAYNSTTAVRNDQVVVVPIEHLNRPAPRIERAITQLASAFHPDAYERAVESSTAEGEELSANGTTEGNGTNETTSTASDDTAESETTGATDADGESQSGAEAPGFGVGAAASALAFVSLAFAARGRR
- a CDS encoding ABC transporter substrate-binding protein, with the translated sequence MTNEGMTGSLFPDDPRPKPKVVSTSPSGTEICYALGVEPVAVSHACDFPAAVDDRPVIDRSRVTGESSADRHRSVGEARREGGAYEVDRDLLLELQPDLVLSQSVCGVCAVDETLVRETLGDAEIEVLGLSASTLGDVFDCVAEVGDATGRVERAEAVVERCRRRIDAVWRERPVDAPRVAVVEWMDPLRVAGNWVPEVVAAAGGEYGLAEPGQSSVAVEWADLVDDAPEVLVVAPCSYDPEQTRARLDELASRPGWESLPAVERGNVHVLDGTVLNRWTPRLVESVEELGQVCRSVATD
- a CDS encoding aminopeptidase translates to MDERVREHAAVLVDWSARIEAGDDVIVSVAEDAHDLAVAVAEKLGERGANVVTLYDSAEVSRAYLKNHDGEFDADPAHELALLEHADAYLRLGGGRNTTASADVPGETQRTFARAREEIREARMATDWVATVHPTRSLAQQAGMAYEEYQQFVYDAVLRDWGSLADEMAQMKAVLDAGSEVRIEKEQTDLTVSIEGRTAVNSAASVAYDSHNLPSGEVFTAPYATEGEAFFDVPMTHRSKRITDVHLTFEDGEVVDFSAGQNEDVLADILDTDEGARRLGELGIGMNRGIDRFTDSVLFDEKMGDTVHLAVGRAYDACLPEGEEGNQSAVHLDMITDMSERSTIEVDGEVVQRNGTFRWEDGFEG
- a CDS encoding DUF5806 family protein, giving the protein MADDPATPPESPERETTNGARDEAVGAEERTAESAESAESAESTASATTERTAPEEATNGEDDGRVDAEGGDASESDDADTPTGDAETEDVPEDVQKYARFKKMDGAQYDRVNGFLRDRTYITAREWAIARLCADFRTETGVEMTKIGENLPRLVPFMTDTYTPQAVNQARSSFEGKVKKSGATFLYGAMSGFFTAEELDETMYEVTEIAKFLLEVEGVDLAVAEELDAEERISSVMREVRQSSAQLRAEEVECPECGHVHEPKQE
- a CDS encoding universal stress protein, whose product is MKVLLGIGGSEDSYHALERTVERAVAADDDLTVAIVDNPDSDATPKEIEIRVRERLDDAAIDAEIQHVEGDPGSSLVDLAESGGFDQVVLGGGQRSPMGKISIGSIAEFVLLNSHKTVKLVR
- a CDS encoding GNAT family N-acetyltransferase — encoded protein: MTRERLYPDEPAGPFDAPPIEFEDREGRSIEVRAYDPAGDEYERLVEMYAEFDPADRAQGIPPGREERIRSWLDTILGSDCLNVVAWCGDEAAGHATLVPDEDAYELAIFVLQTYQRAGIGTHLIEALLGHGQASDVEKVWLTVERWNRAAVALYKKIGFETSNAESFELEMALRLN
- a CDS encoding creatininase family protein — encoded protein: MSHTQTVLLENLTWTEVETALDEGTRTAIIAVGSVEQHGPHLPLVMDTLAGDELSRRLAEELGDAVAAPTIRPGCSGHHMDFPGTITIPPETLMELIRSYCRSLDAHGFEHLVLVPTHGGNFAPVNTVAPEIARELDANVVALAELDSLMELMNEGLREAGVDYEEPVIHAGAAETAMVMAVDEGLVRTDRLELGREGDISVSRLLSEGFRAITENGVLGDPREATPEAGEAILSTITDAYVERIEAERDAV